A single region of the Xiphias gladius isolate SHS-SW01 ecotype Sanya breed wild chromosome 17, ASM1685928v1, whole genome shotgun sequence genome encodes:
- the ccni2 gene encoding cyclin-I, translated as MKNPGAAESRRLVGLLEGALVREARHWKVPVFKNGGIQGADISSSQHQEMILWLGEMSRLFQFCPETFALGVCVLNRLLSTVKAQPKYMKCIAFTSLVLAAKINEEDEVIGSVRDLVVQSGCNFSTAEILRMERIILDKLHWDLYTATPVDFIHIFHALLVSGHPHLIPSIGPGSGVGWDPATDPGALPAGPGRQKRPPGLQAALWTRQVQHCMACHQLWQFKGSTLALAIITLELEALTPDWFSVFTDLLKKAQVDSVEFIHCKEMVDEYLHSLEFSLPANAVYIFDSAQIQEEERAWSPTQHLRQARRGRGGGEQGDSDEYYDGFRCLYSEERSPGAEGSDGEGLFGSQQKDISPCPPLHPAVN; from the exons ATGAAGAACCCAGGCGCCGCCGAGAGCCGTCGGCTGGTCGGCCTGCTGGAGGGCGCTCTGGTCAGGGAGGCTCGCCACTGGAAGGTACCGGTCTTCAAGAATGGAGGCATCCAG GGCGCTGACATCTCTTCATCCCAACACCAAGAAATGATCCTTTGGCTCGGGGAAATGAGCAGGCTGTTCCAGTTCTGTCCGGAGACCTTTGCATTGGGAGTCTGTGTCCTCAACCGACTGCTGTCCACTGTCAAG GCCCAACCAAAGTACATGAAATGCATTGCTTTTACCTCGCTGGTCCTAGCTGCCAAAATCAATGAGGAAGATGAG GTAATAGGTTCTGTTAGAGACCTGGTTGTGCAGAGCGGATGCAACTTTTCAACAGCGGAGATTCTTCGCATGGAGAGGATCATTCTAGACAAGCTGCACTGGGACTTGTACACCGCAACACCAGTCGACTTCATTCACATA TTCCACGCCCTGCTCGTCTCCGGCCATCCCCACCTCATTCCGTCCATCGGGCCGGGCTCCGGCGTCGGCTGGGACCCGGCAACAGACCCCGGCGCGCTTCCCGCGGGGCCGGGGCGTCAGAAGAGGCCTCCGGGCCTCCAGGCGGCGCTGTGGACCAGGCAGGTGCAGCACTGTATGGCCTGCCACCAGCTTTGGCAGTTCAAGGGCTCCACATTAGCCTTGGCCATCATCACTTTGGAGCTGGAGGCGCTCACGCCCGACTGGTTCTCCGTCTTCACCGACCTGCTGAAGAAAGCACAA GTTGACAGTGTCGAGTTCATCCACTGCAAAGAGATGGTGGACGAGTACCTACACAGCCTGGAGTTCTCCCTGCCGGCCAACGCCGTCTACATCTTCGACAGCGCCCAGATCCAGGAGGAGGAGCGAGCCTGGAGCCCCACGCAGCACCTCAGGCAGGCCAGGAGGGGGCGGGGCGGCGGAGAGCAGGGCGACTCGGACGAGTATTACGACGGTTTTCGGTGTTTGTATAGCGAGGAGAGGAGCCCGGGGGCGGAGGGAAGCGATGGCGAGGGTTTGTTTGGTTCCCAGCAGAAAGACATCTCCCCCTGCCCGCCACTACACCCTGCTGTCAACTAG